Genomic DNA from Thermovirga sp.:
ATCTAGAGGGCATCCACCAGGGAACCTTCTCCTACCAGATCGATCTCGAACCCGCTTCTATTACAGAGGTTCAGCTTTTTGCCCCGGTTCAGGCATTCTTTCATCGCCTTGAAAGATCACAAAGTTTCCGACGATGGCCCCCCCTTGCGGGTGAGGGCCATTCCTATCTTTTTTCTCAACGCCGATACTTTCATGGTTCATCGCTGTACATCGATGTTATGGGGTTTTAGGCCGCAGGAAGGACAGCACCCCTGAACCGGAAACCGGAAGAAAGAAGGCTTGAAGGCTGGGCTATGAGGGGAATTTTGGCGTGAGGGATCGGATTCCTAGGGCGAATACATCTTCCGATAGCTGTTGTTTACCCTCTCCGTCGAAGAGGACATATCCCTCTTTTATAAGGCCCTCGCGCCTTGCTTCGATAAGTGTTTTCGCATGTGACAGGTTGACGGAGGAGGCTTTCTTGGCTTCGAAGCCAATGTTGCCCCCGCGGTTTTGGATGATAAAGTCGATCTCCCTGTTGTTGCGGTCGAGATACCAGAAAAGGCCCGTACTGGGTTTCAGGGAACTCCAGGCACGAAGGGCCGTAAAAGCGGCGTTCTCAAAGAGGCTTCCCCCGTCGATGTTCCCCAGGTAGGAGGCGAAGCCGGGGTCAAAGAAGTATAGCTTGGGTGATTTCCGGAAACGGGACGATACATTCACCCATGGCGGAAGGAGCTCCACCACCCCGACCGCTTCAAGGGCGTTGACCCACCTTTTTACAGTGGTAAGGGCGATTCCTCCCATGTCCCTGGCCAGGTCCTGGAAGTTGATCCTGCATCCGGCCCTAGCGGCGAGGAGCCTGCATAGCCTGTAGATCTCAGCGGGGTTGCGTTTGCGTATGTCCGATACCGCAGGGATGTCTTTCTGCACGATGGCAACTTCGTAGCCTTTCCAGAAGGAGAGCCAGGCCTCTTCATTTCGGTATCCAAGCCTGACACGGGGCAGCAACCCTTTTGTCCAGTCCGCCTCGCCAGGCCACTCACCCGGTGCCGGAGGGTACATGGAAACTATGGAAGATCTTCCGGCCATGCTGTCGCCAAGAGAACGAAGCATCCCCGACGTGGAGGATCCGGTAAGGACAAAGCGTACTTCTTCACTGTTATCTACAAGGAGCTTGACTACCCTGTCGATGCCGCCGGGCATGTGCTGGAACTCGTCGAGTATTACATCCCCGGCGCTTTTCAGCACTGACTTGGGATCAGCGGCAAGGGCCACCATCTGGTCGGGGTCGTCGGCCGTCATGTAGGTCCAGCCCCTGGGGACGAGGCAATTTTTCAAAAGGGTCGTTTTTCCGACCTGCCTTGCCCCAAGAAGCATGACCACGGGG
This window encodes:
- a CDS encoding ATP-binding protein produces the protein MKKPDYIPRWAEEILLRETETSPVVMLLGARQVGKTTLLKNCLVPRGWTYMTADDPDQMVALAADPKSVLKSAGDVILDEFQHMPGGIDRVVKLLVDNSEEVRFVLTGSSTSGMLRSLGDSMAGRSSIVSMYPPAPGEWPGEADWTKGLLPRVRLGYRNEEAWLSFWKGYEVAIVQKDIPAVSDIRKRNPAEIYRLCRLLAARAGCRINFQDLARDMGGIALTTVKRWVNALEAVGVVELLPPWVNVSSRFRKSPKLYFFDPGFASYLGNIDGGSLFENAAFTALRAWSSLKPSTGLFWYLDRNNREIDFIIQNRGGNIGFEAKKASSVNLSHAKTLIEARREGLIKEGYVLFDGEGKQQLSEDVFALGIRSLTPKFPS